The Plasmodium falciparum 3D7 genome assembly, chromosome: 12 genome contains the following window.
aaatttaacatatacccaattaatatataatatatatatatatatatatatttctttatttatatatttattaattaatttatgtttattttttttttttatgaataataattcaaataatacaaaaaaaaaaaaaaaaaaaaaataataaaataaataattaaataatttaaaataaatagaaccttttaacaaaaaaaaattaataataataataaatataaaatgtgaaataattaaatataattatatgcacaatataatttaattttaaaatattgaattatatatatatatatatatatatatatatatatatgatttaaagTAGAAATTCGTGAGAactaaatttttttcatcaaatGATTTATGATATTCTTCATAACTGGTTGTCCCTTTTTCGTCTTTTtagttaattttttaaacttTTCAAGACgtaacaatttttttttctgtctttctttttcattttcttcaatcataatttgtttttgtttcatATAAGATTCTTTTTCACTTTCCTTAAGTTtggaatattttatttctttagaATACactgatttttttttcttcttttcggTATTATTAAAGCCTAtcatttgttttttgttttctcttttttcattataaatgttattatcctttatattatcatcatttatattatcatcatttatattatcaccacttatattatcatcatttatattatcaccacttatattatcatcatttatatcatcaccacttattatattatcatcacttaTATTACCACCATTCAATTGATCATGTCCCACTTTTTTGTAAtccttataattttttttcttttttttttcatatgaatTAATTATCTTTTCCTCATTCTTATCTTTCCCTTCTTCTTGTGTAATATGATTAggtgtgaaaaaaaaatttttaatggGGTCTATTTTTTCAACTTTTACAGTAT
Protein-coding sequences here:
- a CDS encoding rRNA-processing protein, putative — its product is MNKHKNSVINKNLLKNKSYVKKKKKYFTDQKFLRKFKKSRQPNEDTVKVEKIDPIKNFFFTPNHITQEEGKDKNEEKIINSYEKKKKKNYKDYKKVGHDQLNGGNISDDNIISGDDINDDNISGDNINDDNISGDNINDDNINDDNIKDNNIYNEKRENKKQMIGFNNTEKKKKKSVYSKEIKYSKLKESEKESYMKQKQIMIEENEKERQKKKLLRLEKFKKLTKKTKKGQPVMKNIINHLMKKI